The following proteins are co-located in the Nerophis ophidion isolate RoL-2023_Sa linkage group LG04, RoL_Noph_v1.0, whole genome shotgun sequence genome:
- the LOC133550526 gene encoding putative transmembrane protein ZNF593OS: protein MQRSGSLLLAPCCEVLTASPCLEGRTAAAMIVRLGRLTPGYFRLLQRQASGKVMTQPSGGLINPVAVTMAAAGLCVSLYSTVQMADRSAV from the exons ATGCAGCGGAGCGGGTCGCTGCTTTTGGCTCCCTGCTGTGAGGTTCTGACTGCTTCGCCCTGTCTGGAAGGAAG GACGGCGGCAGCAATGATCGTCAGATTGGGAAGGCTAACTCCGGGCTATTTCCGCCTCCTCCAG AGGCAGGCGTCGGGCAAGGTGATGACGCAGCCGTCCGGCGGCCTCATCAATCCCGTCGCCGTGACGATGGCGGCGGCGGGGCTGTGCGTGAGCCTCTACAGCACCGTGCAGATGGCGGACCGGTCCGCCGTTTGA